The following nucleotide sequence is from Strigops habroptila isolate Jane chromosome Z, bStrHab1.2.pri, whole genome shotgun sequence.
CAGTtcttggagcagcttccaggcaAAGTGCaggtaatattttcttttggttctATAGTGAGTACATACTCCTGGGATACATATGGGAGCCCAGGTCTGTTGGGTGCTAAggatcatttattttcatagattTGAAGAGGCAGGATCTGGGCAACTTACAAAACAGAACCCACAGCTCAAACACACATAATTGACAGAAATATAATATTTAGCTTAAActacatatattttttccccactgtggTTATAATACAAACATTATAATAGTGTCATAAAGAAAGCTTCTAAGGCTTGAAATCCTCTGGATGTTCATAGTAAAAGATACTGCATTTTCATCCATaactatattttaataaaaaattgaaactaCAGTATATGTTATAGGTAGATtttcacagaaccatagaatggtcagggttggaaaggaccttaagatcacctagttccaactcccttagatgatcttaaggtcctaggtttaatagattttaaaaatacctttttcctaCCAGTCATCATGCATCTAGtattgtatttcttattttaccaCAGAACTTCTCAAGGCCATTCACTATTTACCAGTGCTAAGTGCCAGTGTCAGGTTGTTTTTTCTAACCAATGCTGTAAGTATAAAACCTGGCTGAAGTATCTATCCCTGTGCTGAagggtattttattttaatgactgtATGTATCAAGTCTGTACATTATCCTTGGATGctctttcccattttaaaaagtgtctgTTTACAGCGTTGGAACTAGTCAAAAGGTAATGATGTAGCTGTGAAGCAGATTGCTAAtcctttcatgtttttattcagAACATACTGACACATAAAGAGGACTGTCTCAAGAGGCACGTCCCGCAAGGCAACAACTACTCTTATTTCTCACGGATGCAGTACAAAAGGAGAACAAGATAGTCAACAGAAAGCATAAAACAAGCCCTTATGGCTATGTTCTCTTTGGAGTGAATAGGAGAAAGAAGTACTTGCAAACCACGAAGTAATCTACTGcttaaattttccttctttttttttttttttttttttttttttttattcctcccactttcttcttcccatttccTCATTTGATCTGTAGCTTACCTTGCACAGGTCTGACTTCAGGCTTTTTGGGCTCTGGCCTTCTCAAGTGCTTGGGTAGCAAGTCATTCTCCTGGTGCCACTTTTTCAGGCATTGTGGCTCATGGATACTAATAGATTTTGTCCCGTACTCATGGCCACATATGTAACAAATCACTGTTGGCCTTTTTATCACTTGTGCCTGCAAATAATAATtgtgaagaataaaatatacTGTTTTCAACATTAATTTTGAGTCAGAACAACTTTGAATTGAAACAATCATGTAGATTAAGGAAATTATTTATATCTGTGAAATCAGTGTAACTGTATCAGTTTCGTTTTGTCTAGATACATTCTTGAAGCTTATAAGAGATACTGTCTCATTAACTGGCCACCTGGGACAGGTAGGTTCCTGCAGATACTGGGCTGACAATTTGTGTGTGTTACCTAATTAATACTTAGCTACACAAGTTTTagccctttttattttcacaccATCAAGTTCATGGAAGTGCTGAGTCTTCATATGCAGAAACAACTCCTCAGCATGAtcaagctgctgcagcacagtgtcCACCTTAAATGTTGAAGCCCTTTTTTTACCTACCAAAGAGAAGTAacatgaaaagcagcaacaaaagcttcctcagcagaactgctggtGTCTAGCACAGTAGCAGAAAGACCCCATCTCCAGGCAGAACACAGTTAAAGCGCTGTGTCCAGCCTTAGGATCTCTCTTCAGCTGGACAGTGAGGGTAGCTGTCTCAAGCTCGTGATTGTGGTACCTAACCCTGTGTTACTTCTGCCGCAGGTCAGCAAGATTGTGAAATTCTTGGCCTTGACAGATTAAAATCAATCTAGGATATTTCAGGATTGAGGGGCGAACTAGGAACTGTTGCTTGTTTACCCTGAAGGCCTCAGTGTAAACTTTGCCAGTGACTGCAGCGAGGGCAGAACTGCACGCTAAGCAAGTCATTGTTTCTGCACTGAAgatctgcttttgtttgcagAGGAGAACATCTCAAcggaattaaaataaaaatccctcaACCACAAACCTCACAAATGCATATTCTAAGcttgaaaaatatataattacTGTGGTATTGCAGATAATGGGTTCAACTGTGTTGTTAGGTGCGTCCTGGGCTAGGCATGCTGTCAGtaccagctctgctccagggtAGTGTAAAAATGCACTGCAGCATTTTGAGGCACACTGATGGGTCTCATGACTGCCAGTACGGCCTGCACTACTGACTGCAGAATACCAGTAAGAGTCGTGCTATAGCCTGCCCTCCTAAAGGTAGAGGGACAGCCATTCCAGACCAAACACAGGAAGCCTTTCTCACTCAAACAAGGGAGGCGaggatttaattttctcatCTGCTGCTGTGTAAGACAAAGCATAACCTGTTCTAGTATTTATGAATCTCTCTGTGTATTCATCAGTGTATTCAAGAAATTCTGGGCAGCTCTTTTCGCATTTATGCTAGAGTCTGAAAATGTCATTAGTGAACGATCTGCATAAGCTTTCTTTCCTGTATCACACATGTAAACTCAATTACATGAAGAAATACTATTCtacaaaatgtgtttttgcTGGGAAAAGTTGGAGTTCATCTGGAAAGTTCTCGCAGTGACTTGAAATATAACTTATCTAAAGATGGTTTTTCCAGGGACGTTTTCATTCACTTaacttttaaatggaatttccttAGCTATCTTTgataaaaaagtttttaatatatatgcataaCCTACTCTTCCTGTTCATAGCTGAATATAGCAACAGCTGTTTTAAGAATGCCCACTAATTTTTCATTATCAATTTTCACCTACTTCCTTACTTCAGCTCTTGAGCTAGATCTTGTCTGATTTGGATATAAGATTCTGGGTCCAGATATGGAGTCTTTTGAACACAATGTATGTTTCTTTGTAAGCTCCAGAGACCTTTAGATAAGGTTACTAGTCTAAACTCTTGAGGTCAGGGGACTCGTTTCAGTGTGCATGATTATCCTGGGTATGTTTATAATATTTTGGAAATGGTTTTCTAAAAAAATGCTAGGTGTAAAAACATTGGGAACACATTTTTCTCAATAGTTTTCATTAGCTAGGTTCCTGCCATTCAGTAAAATAGTTTATTTATTGgttgaaaatgaggaaagagcAACTTGATTTACGTTCAGTTTGTATGGACTCTTTATGTACTACCAGACTGGGGAAGAGGAATCCtaatacaaatgaaaatcaTGCTTATTTAGCCTGCACTGCACTTGCCAACATATGGAGCAGCATAATTAAAACAAACGTATAGCTTCGAGGAGACTTAAGTCCTGATCTTAGACAGGTGAAAAATCacttataaaattaaatactctCAATAAATTtaacagacacacagaaatatCTTTGTAAAAATCAAGTAGTTTTTCATCTTAGCTGTATTTCCCTAGTGAACAAAGATAGCCTTTTGTCTCTGGCTGCATCATTCAAATCCATTACACTTGTTCTAAAGTCACTGTGATGTTCTACTATTGAACAGCTGCCACAGAACAGCAAGACAAGAGTTAGAGATCTCCATCCAGGGAAATTTCCAGAGTTTTGAGATGGTCTTGCTGGCAGTCTCACCTGAAAACCCAAAGTCTGAATGAGCAGTACTATGAACCCTCCAGGTCCTGACAGAGTGTTTATAGGTGGCTTTTGTGTTGCAAATGAGTAAAACCAGGCCTGCAGCTAAATAGAGGATTCTGATTCCAAACTTATCTATTGGGATTGATTCATAACTAAATCTTATTTGTTGAAACGAATGTTTAAGAAATCTGTTCAAGTAGAAATGTCTGTTTTATAACTTCTACGATTAAAAATTGTACAGAAACAATAGCAGAGACCAGAATTAATTAAAAGGGATCAAATCACTCTAAggatggattttcttttttccccccagaaatGCAGAACCACCATCGCAAGTCCAATTGTGTACAGAAATCCTTctttgaaaacacacacatgttaaaaagctgaaaaataaaacttaaaggACAATATCCTTACAACTGGTAGTAACAACTCTGTTGTTGCTTCACTGTGGAATCTAAGGTATGATAAGCTTTATTTTTGGAATTTCTACAGCTGATGATATTtatccttcatttctttttctcttcagagtgTGCCTATCCCAAATGTCACATCTGGAGGCCTGCAGTTTGAAACTAAACTATTTTTGGAATCACCACAattttccaacccaaactactcaCAGGCCAGTGGCTAGGCTGTCTGctcactgctttgtttttcacttttaaaaagggTTGTAGGGAAGGTCTATTCCTGAGGATATGTGTTATTATAAAAATACCTACAAAAACCTGACAGTGCAGTTAGGCTTTCCTCTGGtgtctcagtattttcttttttctccaagacTGCTAACTATGTCTGCATGACCATGAATAAAGTTATTTAGCTCAGAGGGCTACGCCACTATGTGTTTTCAATAGACCTGACATTACTTGAGGTTAGCCCCAGGCTGCTGTTATGGTGTTATGTGAGGTCAAATCCTCCCATactgcagaaagcttttaatttcttcttaagtACACCCAATAAGATGACTCTCAAACTCCctccataaatatttattatccGGGACTGTGCACCCCCCCACCTTTCTTATTTGTTCAATTATCCATGTATTTGAATGGGAAGAGGGGAGACCTCCTGCTCTAGGCCAAAGCTCCCATTGTAGGCTTGAACTGCCCAAGGAACAGAGGCTCAGGAAAAGACTGGCGCACACACTTAGCAACAGCATTGTGTTGTATGAAAGCAGCCCTTTCCACATATTCCTCTCTGGCAAGTAAGAGGCATTTTACTTACGGGACAAGGACAAGCTGTGGCAGGGCTCTCACGACCATCCGAAGGTGCATTCCACAGCCCTCTGGAATGCTGTTAAACACTGCCCTGACACAACAGCAGATTAACACTAGCACAGGTCACATGCCTGCATATGAAATTTCCTTGAACAACAAAGTAATTCTGCCAGATGATGAAGCAATTAAAGATTTTACACCACTGGAAGCATTAGAATATCCCATTTTACTCCTGATCTGCtgtcttttcaaagaaatacgTTAGTATAATGAACATGGCATTTTGTGTAAAGGTAGAAAAGCAGGAAGCTCAGTCATTCCCAGTGGCAATACTCAGTAAGTTTCATTCAAACCATCCATTCACTGTCTATTCTCATCCAACTTCCTATGTTTGCAAATATATTTGTCAGTATTCTTCTAAGATGTTTGAAAGTGCTGCAACTGAGGCAGACAAAGTTGATCACTGACTTCCCACCTTCATTAGAATTGCACAGCATCTGAAAGAGTTTTCATTTTACCAAGTAAGTAGATGACTTTATGCTAGAGCAAGATACTACATCAACATTTTGTTGTTACACAAGTTTTCAAAACTTATGCTGTGTTAAAATGCATTACAATACAGTAAAGGATACATGTCACTGAAATCTTACTTTTAGATAACTtgataagaagaaaacagcaggtgGCAGCATCAGATGCTAGTGACACGTCTGATAGAATTTTAGCATTatctgctattaaaaaaaactatAGCACATATACCCACAGCAAGTTGTTAATACTCACATGTAGCAGACATTTTGGtctctgaaagaataaaaagcacaCTCTGCTCTAGTGCAAGTCCAGGCTTCAGTAGTTCCAGACATCACTTCCATTGCCTGGGATATCACAGcacaaaccaaacagaatttCTGAGCCGATATGACCCCTGATTGATTGTCTCTTAAACATAGGCTGTTCTACACAGCCAGACATGATTAAGTCAGATGTCTTCATGGATTCTGAAAGCAAGGACAGTTAGTGGAAGCGATGGCTTATGGAGGCTGTTGAGTCTCCAGCTGCGAAGGCATTTAATGGTGAACAAATTGTTTGTCAGTAACGATACTGGTCGAGTTGATCTTGCGTTGGCTAAGGGGGAGAGAGCTCCAGGACAGAGGCATGCAGATAAAAGGGTTTGCAGTTGTAAAGTTAAAATGCCCTTCACATGATATACCACCAAATCAGTcagatctttattttaaaaatgaggaaaatccAGCTTTTTAATTTAGGACATCTTCGACTGCATGAGTTAATTTGACTTCTGCAatggttggggtttggtttttcagttattctttccCTCTGACATTTTGCTGAATCAGGAATTTCAAACTTTTAAAGCCCCAAATGCTTTCCTGTCAGGACCAAAGCAGGCTGCCATTTCACTTCATTACTgatattttttaacagaattaatATGCAGCTGAGTAGCTGGTAAGGTGAACAAAATTCAAACCATATGCtggaaaaagataaagaagaCTGCAGAGAAGACCCAGACCTTGTCCCAGTTCATAGCAAACCTGCAGGCCTTCCGTTAGCTTAGTGCTTTTCAACATACTTCAGGATGTGGACCTTTCAAAACTTTTAACTGGAGATGGTGACTCTCACACAGAGAATTTAAACCTGTGGAAAAGAGGCTTCTTTTGACCACTTAGAAGCAGTTTGCCAGTACTGCGCAGCCACTGGGATCACAGGATATTTCTTTCACTCTTTCCGTGCCTATCTCTGCCTTTTGTACCTCTGTACAAAAGGACAGCtataaaactaacaaaaatgaAGGTCCTCAGAGAGGCAAAATCATCCCTTCCTGAAAGTTACTGTTACTAATAAAGTTCTTCAGAATCAATTACAAACTGCAAGCTGTACAGGCTCCTTGCTTTTGCTACAACTGATGAACTGAAACTGCTTTCAAGTAAATGAGGAAACCTGTTGttcaaacagaaggaagaacagaTTTGAATACATTTCATTCTGGCTCTGCTGAGCTCATGGAAGTAAAAAGCGGtaataataatgtttttcaaCAAGTCAACAGATGTGACTGAATCCATGCAGGGAGAAGATACGTTGTGCAAGAAGGCAACATTTTTGCAGGGTCACTCTCAAAGCCAAACCACACTCTAAACTTGgctgttttgggttgttttggcttttctttttggttgaGTTTTTTTGATATAGCTATGGAcacttttcctctccccccctccccattttttttttaaaaaccatacAGAATTATGTGTGACAAACAAAACTCTCTGTTTCACACCCATGTCTTTCATTGAACAATCACCTTTACAGCAATGACAGTTCTTTGGTAAATGGTACAATATAGTGTAACACAATAAGAACATCTTCCCTATAGCTATAGATGCACCTCTGCAGCACTTTGAGCTGTTAGTGGGTGATTTGAAATTTGCTGATCTGAGGAGTGGACCTAACCTGCCAATAACTATGAATTAGTGGCCttaaatagcaaaatataaaaattccCCATGTTGTCTTCATTCTCATGGTTGTTGGGGTAGTTCTGTTATCCCCATTTTattcagcagctggaaaactacaatataaaatgctttgactttcaaaacatttttacaaatgCTCTGCATAGCACTGTGCTCCTTTGGTGACTGAGGAAGCTAAATCCCATTTTCAAAAGTAGCGTACGCAATCAGGAGTCCAACCTccactgaaaacaacaaaaaaaaacccaaacaaacaaaaaaagccttttattttagACACTGTGCCTAAATTTAGACATCTATCTTGCAAAACTCCTGGCCTAAAGACAACTTGTGTAGAAacaagtgcagaaaaaaaaaatatgtcattttcCAAAACTTTGTGTAGCTTTTGGATAATGTGAATCAGCTTCTTTATTCTTGGATATTGAATCaaattcagtggaaagaaatgtgcagtcttatttattttgttgttacaCCCCGAGTTGCTGCTTTTGAACATGCAGTACTCAGTAAACTCATGTTCCACGCCAAGGTTAAGaataatggtaaaaaaaaaaatctctggagAGCTTACAGGATAATGAAACATTGTATTTCATgttaactaaataaaaatacttaatacctgctaaaacataaaaatcaaagcttgCCTGAGCTGCCCAACAGAATGTTCTAGGGAATTATAGCACACAATGGTCCCTTTTGGGGACATAATTCTCACAGGACAATAGAGTATGAGAACCCAACTACTCCCTTTCAACAGGAAAAGcgaaagaaataagaataagCAGTTTCCCTTGTACACAGAGTATTCCCATTCCCTTTACCTACTGTTCAGCGTAGAAACATTTTCATGGAGCCAAAAGATCCTTCTGAAGGaaagtgattttaaattttatggGAACCCAGTCTTCCTTGGAGCTCCTAGCATCAAAATGGATCCACACCCTTCCACATGCTTAGCAATTTACCTTGTCTGATACGGCTGGTGCAGCCCCACTCTTGCCTAGATGGGTCTTGGATGGATCACTTGCTGAGGCAGACCCAAAGCCTGGGCCTTTAACAGATGTACTGGGGCTAGCGCGTGATTGCCCCACGCTGCTGCTACCTCCTCTGCAACACTTTTCGTGCACCATGAGACGGTCAGGAAAGAAGGTTCGGCCACAATTTCTACAGGGCGGGAGCTGAGCTTGAGTGCTCTGATAAGCTGCCTCATTTTCAGCTGCAAACGTATAGGAACCACCAGTAAGGACCTCAGGTTTCCTGGGCTTGGGTCTTCTAAAATGACTTGGTAGCTGATTGTTTTCAGTACGCCACTTCTCTAGGCACTGGGGTTCATGTGTAGGTACAGACTGTGATCCGAATTCTCTGCCACAGATATAGCATATCTTGAAACAAGGTCTTCTTGGTGGGATGACTGGCCGATTCAGTGGCACCTGAGACATGTTTGAAGAATCTGACTGTTTTGATACTATTGCAGTGCCTGGTCGCCTTTTCTGGGATCCAGCTTCTGGATGCACTACTTTGGGCAAAATTCTGGGAAGATCCGACACGTTAGATGGTGAAACCTGCTCTGGAAGCAAGAGGCTAGAGACACTAGTATGGGCTTCTCTGGCACTTGGCAAAGTGTTACAGGTTTTGTTCACATTCTTATTCTTGACATTTCTTTCCATGAAGAGTATAGCATTTCAAGaaacttctctctctctgacaCATAAAAGGCTTGTGGAAGCCCTTGTTAGTCAGCATGATGCTCCATCTTCTTAATTCAGTTTCATGGGCCAGACTATTCTAGGGACttcagagctggaaaactgCATCTAATGGCCATTTCAGTAGGAAAAGAGggtttctgtgtggttttggtttgccttttgGTTTTACATGATCctgaaacaaattaattcagtaCATATTAATAAACACCATCTCTCTTGTTAAGGTTACCAACCTTAGTTTATCACAAGGATCAGTTTACATTAttactcagttttctttttaaatagcagaCAGATAACATCACATATATCCTGCCCCTAATGACCAGCGGAACAATGTAAATCTAAATTCTAGTCTCAGAGGTTGTAAACTCCTAAAGGACATGAAAGAAGATGGGTCTGCACAAACAGAAATAGATGCAGGTTTGAGTATAATTAGTAAGTATAAtcaatgtgttttattttccattattgaCAGAACTGGTATTTTTGACACAATCTTTAATTTGTAAGCCATTCGATAGTTAAACATAATTTCACTGCctcaagagaaatgaaaacaagtcCCTCAGTAGAGAGATATTAATGTCCGATCTCCAAAGGGacagacagcaaagaaaatgtttccagtcTGTAGGCTGAAGGAAATTATAAGGCCCCTTTACTCAGCACTTGTGAGGTGGTATCTCAAATTCTCTGGCCAGTCTTGATTCTCCCTATGAGGAGAGATATTAATAAAATGGAACAAGTTTATCAAAGGGCTTCTGAGATGCTTTGGGCCTGAAGAGCACGACATATGAGGAGAAGATTAGGGGCACTCTGTTGAGTCTCAAGAAGAGAGtgttaaacatttttaagtttttcaaCCGTATCACTTAAATGTTCATTTCTCAGAAAGACAATATTTTGGGCTGGTCCTCCAAggatcagaaaataaaattcagactGTAAGCATGCTGCAGTGGAGGCTATTGTCTTATTGCAAGAATACAAAATAACTAGCAGTCTAGCTTTAGTCTCAAGTGAGCAAGAGGTTGCACAGACAAGGGCCTGCAAAGGACAGCAAGGTCATTACTTTATACtttataataaaagaaacatctgaCTTTAGAGTTATCTTGCCCTTCCAGAATATTCCAAactttatctcaacccttccAAACTTTTAGGGGGTCTTTAACTCTCAAACTTGTCCACCCAGAGATCCCACTGACCCATCTCAGGTCACTCCCTGCTGCAACCAACCAACCTGGATCTCCTctgaactgctttttttttgatGTCAAAATGGGAGACTTTGCTCCCACTCAATAGCCTTTTCACTCCCACCTCTGAACACAGCAGTTGAATTTTCCTAAACCCCAGGAGAAGGacacttttttttcattgagaTTTTAATTTGTCATAGTTTTGTTTTGAGATGACAAACTTAAACTTTGTGCCCCTGAGAAGCACTGGTCTGGTTCTAGTCTCTTACAAATATTCTAGGACATGGGCAACAGTGAAAAAGACAAATTGTCATCAGGTTCACATCTTGCCAGGCACACAAAGATGTTTTGATTGCTACATTCATGCTGCTTGCTTAGATTTTCACAAAGCTGTATATTCCAGGGACACTTGTGACACTCATTTCACAAAATGTACTATGAAGCTCAGATTTGTTTGTATGCAAATTGGAAGCTGTGAAGACCATCAGACGCAGTCTGTGATTTGTACTGGAACAAATGTCTGTGAACCACTAAGTGGTAGttagctgtttaaaataaaattcttgaGAAACATTATACTTAAATTTAATTCTTCCTCTAAAATTCTATTACATAACTTCAGTCTGTGGAAAAATATGGTAAATTACAAAGCTGTAGCATCCTCTCATGTCTGAAGCATCAGATAAGTATATAATGTATGTTAAAGGATATGCAAAACTGTAGCACTCgaatttttgtttcagatatcaaaaagacttttttttgtcTGACTCTTATACAATATATAATTGTGACATATATGGTGGAAAAGCATACTACAAACTATCACAGAAACAAAGGTTTCAAGCAGTTTGGACAGTAGCAATTAATAGCTACAGCAGCTAGCTGTTTTCAAACTGGTGCTATCGCATTTTAAAGAAGTACCTTTTGCCCTTACCAGAGGTGTTCCTTTAATGCAAAAAACTTTGTGAACTGTGTAGAAAGTATTCCAACAAATCCCAAAGCCAttcccttgttttccttttagaaggTCTGAGTTTTCTTATCATAATTTTACAGAAAGCTAATGACTTTGTACCACAACTTGCCACTGCAGGAGTTTGCCAGTTTTGACAAGGTTGTGCATGGGATTCAGTCAGGTGAATGTCAATagtatttgaaatttaaatttgCAAACTAGCATTGAGGCTACTCTACTGCAAAGCCCTTTCAAAGCCTGGGAGAGTTTCCAGGGAGGGTGGCCTGTTAGATGAATCCAAGTTGGGAAGTAGCCAAGCTTTTAGGACGATGAAAAGAATGGAAAGCCAGTGAAACATTAAAGGGTCATGAaggcaggggagagaagggtGATTGGAGGGTCACAGGAAGGGAGCATCAGAAAGTTCAGCTACATTTCATGGAACTTCTGAACTCTGCAAGGTTGTATTTATGTCCTATTTATTGATTTatgtcagaaaaatattttctgctacCTGAGAGGATTCTTAAAGCAACAGCGGTCATCGAACTGCCTGCCACATGAAGAATGTTAGGGGACTAAATCTGTTACCATTAAGAATGAATCAGTCAATAAAAGATGCTATAAACAACCTATTAACAATATAACCTATTGTTGGATTTCCAAGCTTGTTATTGTAAATACTTCATAACAGAATTATGCTTCCTTGTGGGGATTACACCATTTGGTCTACATTTATTCCTGCCAAGTTGACCGTTCCTATTTGGAAACTTCCTATAAATTCAGTGTGAACTGAAAAGACATATGAGCAGCTCAATTGTTCTTTTCTCAAGCTCAGTGGTAAACGTGTGGAAGTAAATCCGGGTTGGgatttaacatttcttttcaaaacataaaaaattcttacttttttctttaaagatgtttCAACGTGTCATTTAATAAAGTTGAAAGGTACAGTTGATCATTGCATGTAGCTGTGGGAAAACAttcctctcctctgcagttCCACTGAGTACTATACTTAAAAAACAATCTCATGAATTGTAGTGACAGGGCACTTGCAACTAAGAGttcaatttaattaaaagcaagggaaaTACTATGGCTAGTTCAGCATCAGGCTGAGAGCTTCACTTTATCCAAAATAGAACAGGATGACAAGAGTGAAAATAGCTCAGTACATTTCTTATCTTCTTGTCCTAAAGAGGCAACAGGAGCCTTTGCAACACTACTCTTAATCTTAACCGAACCAGAAATTGCAGCAATACCATTATTATCCAAGCTTCACTAATGCTGCTTTCCCTTAGCTGCCATGTGTGATTCAACCTATACAGGCAAGTTGAAACTCTTCTCCGAAAAGGCCTTCTTTGCGTCTTCTTTCATGTTAGTGCTGGAACTTGGAAGCAAAGTTGACACATACG
It contains:
- the LOC115600551 gene encoding LOW QUALITY PROTEIN: zinc finger protein 474-like (The sequence of the model RefSeq protein was modified relative to this genomic sequence to represent the inferred CDS: inserted 1 base in 1 codon), which translates into the protein MERNVKNKNVNKTCNTLPSAREAHTSVSSLLLPEQVSPSNVSDLPRILPKVVHPEAGSQKRRPGTAIVSKQSDSSNMSQVPLNRPVIPPRRPCFKICYICGREFGSQSVPTHEPQCLEKWRTENNQLPSHFRRPKPRKPEVLTGGSYTFAAENEAAYQSTQAQLPPCRNCGRTFFPDRLMVHEKCCRGGSSSVGQSRASPSTSVKGPGFGSASASDPSKTHLGKSGAAPAVSDKAQVIKRPTVICYICGHEYGTKSISIHEPQCLKKWHQENDLLPKHLRRPEPKKPEVRPVQAKGFYDLDSLNEAAWISAQNQLVPCDICXTFLPDRLIVHQKSCKPKPAT